The nucleotide sequence AATTGTATCAACAACTGCATTGCCTTCTGCTGGCTGAATGCTGACTTGGTAGATTTGGTTGCCATCTTCGTTTTCTGAAGTGGCAATTTTAGTAATCTTGCCAGCTACAGAAGCGTTATAAATGGCGTTGTTGCTCTTTTCACCAGTCGGGTAAACCTGCCCTCGTCCTCGGTTTCCGCCTACGTGAATGGAGTACTTACCGAAGTAGACTCCTTTCTGTGTAGCTGGGTTAGGAGAAAGAACTGGGAAGACAATTTCTTGATATTGATCGCCCGGTATGGGGCCAATCAAAACCACGTTTTCTGTGTCTTCGTTGTAGGGTTGGTAAAAGAGATCCCCGATTTTTTCCTTCATTTCTTCAGGAATTCTATCTTCGGGGGCAATTTTGAAGCCTTCGGGCAACATCAACACAGCACCCACGTTTAAGGGGCCTTTGGTGCCATCAGCGACTACCTGCTGCACGCTTTTGTCGTAGGGAATTTTAACTACGGCTTCAAAAACGGTGTCTGGTAGAACCGATTGGGGGACTTCAAGTTGGGTGGGTTTGGCACCGAGGTGACAGTTGGCACACACAATCCGCCCCGTTGCTTCGCGGGGGGTTTGCGGATACGTTTGCTGCGCCCAGAAGGGATAGGCAGCAGCTGATTGGGGAAGGGCTAAATCGCTGGCGAGGAATAAGGCACAAGTGGCGATCGCAAGTATAACGATTCTAGCGATCGCCTGCTTGCCGCCTTTGCCTATCGCCGATAAACAAACTTTTCTCATCTCAATACGGAAAGGATTTTGTGACCGATCTCAAACAATTTTGGATTTTAGATTTGGGATTTTAGATTCAATCTAAAATCTCAAATCTAAAATCTCTACGCCCACCAAGGATCTTCGCCAGTCCGGAAGTCAGTTTCCGTCCAAGGCGTGAACGTAACCTTGTCGTCCGCTACTGCTGCGTGTACCAGTCCTAGCGACAAGGGTGCTGGCCCGCGTACCACTTTGCCCGTGTTGTCATACTGAGAACCGTGACAGGGGCAAATAAATCTGTTCTCGCCCGAATTCCAAGGCACGACGCAGCCCAAGTGAGTGCATACGGCGTTTAAGCCGTAATTTTCAATTGCTTTGTCTTCGGTCACTATTATGTAGGTGGGGTCTCCTTTGAAGCCTTGAGCTAGTGAGCGTTCGCCAGCATTATGGCTTCCCAAAAACTCGCTCACCAGAATGTCATTCCCTAAAGCATCCTTAGCAGTTAAACCACCGCCAGATCCCCCACTTGATGGCGGAATGAAGTATTTGACTACTGGATAAAGCGCCCCCAGAGCTGTTCCTGTAACGGCACCAAAAGCCAGAAAATTCATAAATTGGCGACGCCCCATATCGGGCACGTCTGCTGAGCCAGAAAGTTGAGCCATAACTTACGCGCTTAGTATGTATCTACAGCAAACAACTCTGGGAATATTCCCAGAATATTTAACATCTTGCTGCTAAATTGTGTATCAGAAGGCAGCAGCCCGCCTTAGGCAATCCCTTTGAGGAACTGGTTTACAGCCTTGCTAGGGGTATTATTGCATTATTTGACGCCCGTCTCATAGATTACAAAATGTAAAGTTCGTCGTAAAACCCAGCCATGACCGGAAAGGACTTACGCCAAATGCTGCTAAATAAATGGGGACGCTCTTATGATGTCCAGGTGCGACGGACTAGCGGCAAGATATTTGTCCAAGTGATGTGGAAGTACTTGGAACAGGCGTCTTTTCCGCTTACGGAAGCCGAATACATAGCCCACCTGGACGAAATCGCCAGTTATCTCAATGGTTTCGCTGCCTTTACACAGGTGGAGAATTATATTGAACAAACACGCGAGCGCCCCCGATTGGGTAAAGCTGTTAGCATTGCCCTAAACTTAGGCGAACGCGCTTCTGAATGGATACTTTAAAATCGGACTGGGGATTAAGTAGAGACGCCGATAAGCTCGCGTCTCAGTTTTGAATTAATAACTCCTGACTTTTCACTCTTCCCAATTCCCCATTCCCTAATAATTTTTAGCGACCCAACAGCTTTACCAAACCGATACCGCCGAAGTAAAGTCCTAGCACTGCACCAGCGAGGAGACTTTGGGTGAGGGGGTCTGTGGAGGGGGTAAGAACGGCTCCCAAAACAGTTGCTGCAAGTATAACGTAGCGCCACCCAGCGAGCATTTGTTTTGAAGAAACAATTCCCAACAAACCAAATAATACTTGGATGATAGGGATTTGAAATGCTAATCCGGTGCTGAATAATAACAACAGGACGAACTCAAAATAGCGGTCGATTGACCACAGCTGTTCTACTACATCTTCACCATAATTGATAAAGAAATTAAGCGCGGCTGGGATAAGAAGATAGTAGGCAAAAACCAAGCCACCTATGAATAGCAGGCTGGAACCGAACACCACTGGTGCTACCAATCGTCTTTCCCGGCGCGTCAGCCCTGGTAGAACAAACTGCGCGATTTGGTAGAGGATAAAAGGGCTAGATACAAGCAAGCCGCTGTAACCTGCAACTTTAAGGGAGACAAAGAAAAATTCTCCCGGTGCTAATTGGAGAAACTTGACGCTACCTGCTGGTACTTCCAACAGTTGGACAATTGGCTTTACAAATACGAAGCAGCCGAGCATGCCAACAGCAACGGCTATCAGCGCATAGAAAATACGCCACCGCAACTCCTCCAAGTGGTCGAATAGCGACATTTCGACATCAGCGGGCAGTTCGTCGAGATGTCCATCTTCGTTGTTGATGGTGGGCAGTTCTAAGCCTGTACCCGAACGAAGTAACGGGTCGGCATCTAAACTTTCCTGGGGTGGAGTCTCCAGTTCTGAGGGCGTCATGGGAGTCAGGCTTGCATCAATGATTTGTTGACTATTTTAGGCATGGTTGATGGTTCATGGGGAATCATTCGGGCGGAGCGATCGCGGGCAATAGTACAGGCAGCAAGTTAGGAGTTACCCAATACTCAGCCTGCCTTAGGGGCCGCTACGCTAACATTACGTTGTCCTACGCATTAACCGATGGCCAAGTTAATATTTATTTTGCTGATGCAGTTGGTGTTGCAGGTGGGTGTTCTGCTGAGTGTTTAGCCCACCTTTGGGAAATTTCGGGATTGTACACTCGCAGGTAGTTCCAGTAGTTTCCAAACACTTGCTTGACGTACCATTTTGTTTCTTCAAAGGGAATAGCTTCGACAAATTCATCTAGTTCGCCAGCTCCCTTCTGGGCAAGCCATTTGGATACATTACCAGGGCCAGCATTGTAGCTGGCGATCGCTAACATCGAATTATTTTTGTATTGGTCGTGGGTGTGGCCGAGATACCAACTGCCTAGTCTGATGTTGTCGTTAGGATTTTCCGGGTTATATTCCTTAAGTCCGATTTGTTGAGCTACCCAAGCACCTGTAGTGGGCATAACCTGCATTAACCCAACAGCACCAGCAACAGATTTAATTTTAGGCATAAATCGCGATTCCTGCCGAACTACAGCTGTTACGAGCAGGGGATTTACCTTGTGTTGGGTTGACCATTTTTCAATGAGATCGACGTAGGGAAATGGGTACAAAGCTTGCCAGTAAAGGGCTTGTTCCTTAAGCGCTTCGTAAGCTGCTCGATCTTCTTTTGTCTCCCTGTCTTCCAAAGTACCAACCTCAGTAATGCCTTCAAGGTATTCCCCTTGTGTCATTCGCATCTGGGCGTTGGTAAATTGTTCTGCAACAGTTGGCTGCACGCGGTTTTGAAATTCTGCCTGCCACAGCGTCCAACTATCACGGTCTTGGCCTAGCTGGTAAAGTTCTTTCAACGTCGCTGAACCTGCTGGTAACACAGGACGCTCTGAAGGTCGTGCTAGTTTGGGGGACAAGCTTCGTACTGTAGTAAAGTCCCCGACGCCAGGCCAGCCTAGCATTGCGGCAGAGCGCCAAGCATAGTAAGACTGTGGGTAATTGCTTACTACATACTCAAAGGCTGCTTTCGCCTCTTGCTGCTTGCCCAGCCGCTTCGCCCATTTGCCTACCCAATAGCCTGCTCTAGAAGCAAATTTACTATTCGGGTTTTGGGTTGCAATCGGTTCAGCAAATTGCCAAGCTCCTTGTATATCTCCACGAGCTGCCCTAGTTTCAGCTTCGGTCCACCGATATTCTGCCGCAGCTTCCGAGCTGCCATATTTACTGAGCAATTGTTGACGAGCAACAGCCGCCGCTTTGGTGCTTTTAAGCTGGTCGAGGACTTTGGCTTGGGCTACGAGGGCAGCACCTGCTTGATCTGGGTACCCCGCGATTACCTTATCAAAAGCGGGCACGGCATCTAGCGGCTGTGCTAAAGAAGCGGCACGCAGGAGGCTGAGGCCAGTTTCTGGAGTGTTGGGGAATTCTGTTTCGACCAGCTCGTAAGCGACTTTGGCTTCCGATCTTTTGCCGCCCAGGTCTAGCGCTCTAGCAACGAGATAGGCGTTGCGGGGTGTACGAGCGGCTTTTTCATAAGCAGCACTGGCTTTAAAGTACTCCTTTTTTTCCATATAGGCGTTGGCGATCGCTTCCCACTCTTCCGGCTTTAAGGTTATTCCGGTTTTACCATCTGGGGAAGCAGGAGGCTGATTGACTAACCGATCTAAAATCTCGGTTATTTTGGGTGTTTTTGGGGCATATTTAGCTAACGCCAACAGTAATTGCGGCTGATTTGGATCTTTCTCCAACTCACGACGGGCAATTTCAAGGCTGCGGGGATGGCTAGGAAATTCGGCGATCGCTTGCTGCCAATATTTTGGATTTGTTTTACCCAGTACGAACAAAGCTTCAGCTGCTACTGGCTCTTTGGGATATTTTTTCAGCAACTCTTCCCATGCTGTCTGTGCTTTTTGCGTGTCGCCAGTTAATTCATATGCTTGGGCGCGTTTCATAGCGACATGTGACGCTAGAACTCGATAGTCTCCTTCCAATCCTTCTAACAAATCGAGGGCTTTTTTTCCTTGCTTCTGTTGAATCAAGTCTGATGCTAGAAGATAACGGGCGCGATCGCGGTTTTCCGATTTTGGCTCGTTTGCGAGCGCTTCTAACTTTCCTGCCCGCTCTGCCGGAGGTAGCTCTGCTAGGGGCAGCACTGGCGTTTGCGGATTACCGCTTTGTTTGGGGCTTAACTGCTCGAAAGAGCGCCCTAATCCTGCCCATTGGCCTTGAAAATTGCCTATTTTTGTTGACACAGCGGCTCCAGCTATGAGAGCAAGTATCCCTGGCCATACAAAGTGAGAAATTTTCTTTTTCCGTCGTTGCTTGAACATCGATCCTCGTCAGCCCGACAATTACAACAACCAAGAGTTACTGATGTTACTAGGTGGGCTACTAATAGCTCCCCCGCCAACTATATCTAGCTGCCCTCAAATCTGAGGGGTGCGGTTTTTTTACCTGTGACATTTTTTTATGCGATCGCTCGTAGCTATTCGCAGCCAATAAAGCACTGAACAGCAGGCATCGCTACTCTGTAGAACATCGCATATCGCACGCTCTTTGCGATGTTCTTAAGTCGTATCCCCAACTAGGTAATGCGATCCCTTATGCAACACTAGCTAATTTAGAAGCAATAAGCTCATTTTCAGTAGACTACCGAGGATATTTCTTTTGCACAAGAGCCGCTTGACAATTCCAGGCAAACACGACCTTCATTTTAAACCCTCAACTGCCCGGTTTTTACCCCAATAGGCATACTATGGCGAGCAATTCCTCATTTAATTAATTTTTGTTAATCGTAGTGATTTCCTGCCTGTATTCTCACAGAGCTGATTCTATCCTGAGTATCTTTAATTTTTGATCGATACTTGTTAAAGGTACTTCATCATAAATAGAACAAGGGATGGAAATTAGAGCGATTGATACGCGGGGGTTGGACTGGACTGGAGACGCCCTAGCAATTGGATTATTTGAAGATGCCGTAGAGTTGACTGGCGATTTGGCTTCTCTTGATGAAAAGCTAGCCGGGACGATGCAGGAGCTGATTTCTGAGACTGAATTTAAGGGAAAACCAGGTAGCAGCGCTGTTACTCGCGTCGGCAGTAATAGCCCCATCCGCAAAATTATCCTAGTGGGATTAGGTAAACAAGATGGGCTAAAATTAGACGCTCTGCGGCGGGCAGCGGCTGTTGTTGCACGTTCGGCCAAAAAGGAGAGGTGCAAAACTCTGGCTCTTAGCCTGCCCATCTTCAATGATGATGCTTCCTCGACGGCTCAGGCACTAGCAGAAGGCATACACCTCGCCCTACACCAGGATAATCGCTTTAAATCAGAATCCGAAGACAAGGGGCCTGCACTCGAAACAGTCGATTTACTAGGTTTGAGCGGTCAAGATGAGGCTATTACCCGTGCGGGGCAAATCGCTGCGGGTGTTATTTTGGCAAGGGAATTGGTGACTGCGCCTGCAAATGCAGTTACGCCTATTACTATGGCAGAAACAGCACAAGCGATCGCGCACGAACATGGCCTAGCTTTAGAAATCCTGGAACGAGAAGAATGTGAAAAGTTGGGCATGGGCGCTTTCTTGGGTGTTGCCCAAGCTTCCGATTTACCGCCCAAGTTCATCCACCTCACCTACAAACCAGAAGGAACGCCCCGCCGCAAAGTGGCAATTGTCGGTAAGGGTCTAACTTTTGACTCTGGCGGACTGAACATCAAAGGTGCTGGCAGTGGCATCGAAACCATGAAAATGGATATGGGTGGCGCTGCGGCAACTTTGGGCGCCGCTAAGGCAATCGGTCAGATTAAACCCGATATCGAGGTTCACTTTATCTCCGCCGTAACCGAGAACATGATCAGCGGTCGCGCCATGCGCCCAGGCGATATCCTCACCGCCTCCAATGGCAAAACGATTGAGGTCAACAATACTGACGCCGAAGGTCGTCTTACCCTCGCGGATGCCCTAGTGTTTGCCGATAAGCTGGGAGTTGATGCCATCGTTGACTTAGCGACGCTTACTGGTGCTTGCATCATTGCCTTGGGCGATGATATTGCTGGCATGTGGAGTCCCGACGATGCGCTTGCCGCCCAAATTGCTCAAGCATCTGAACTCGCTGGCGAAAAGATGTGGCGGATGCCTTTAGAAGAAAAATATTTTGAAGGTATCAAGTCCCCAATTGCCGACATGAAAAACACTGGCCCTCGTGGTGGTGGGTCGATTACGGCGGCGCTGTTCCTCAAGCAATTTGTTAAGGATACGCCTTGGGCGCACTTAGACGTTGCTGGGCCAGTTTGGAGTGATAAAGAAAACGGCTACAACAATTCTGGCGCTACTGGCTACCCCGTCCGCACCTTAGTTAATTGGGTATTGGGCAACAACTAATTTTTGAGCGATCGCTTGTTAGTTGTTAGCAGTTAATTGTTAGTTCATTGTTCGTTGAAAAACGAACAATGAACCATCAACATTAGTTTTATAATCCTCAACATTTTGCTAAAGCAGGGGCTTTAGGCGCGATTAGAACCATTTCTTGTTCTATAACTTCTTGGCGAATGCAGTGAGCTTTATGATTGACTTTTCGCGAGAAAACGGCTATTGCTAAATATTTCCAAGCTGTTAGTGAAAACATTGCTGGATAAGCCATCGCCAATGCAGTTGCAGGTTTTCTTTGCTTCAAACTAACTACGCTCCAATGCAACTTGAGATAGCCGTGAATATCTTCAAGGGCTGGTAAAGATGAGCGATGGTTTTCACTCACTAACTTATATATGCGGTCTTTGATCAAGATACTTGTATCTAGCCGCTTTTCTAGGGAAAACTTTTTATTATATCCACCCGGCCACAGCGTCCGGTAGGCGAGATAATCATTTAAAAATACCGCATCCCCATACTGTGCGATTCTCACCCAAGAGTCGATGTCGTCGCAGTTGGTGTCTAAAGCAGAATCCCAGCCGCCTGACTTAATAAAAGCATCTCTTTGAAAGGCGACTTGCACTGGCGTACCAAAAGGTACAACTTCCATCAACATACCGTAGTGGATATCTTCCTGGGGCACGTAAAATGACTTCCCTGGACCGCTAGACTGGGTGCGGGTGATTTCGGAACCGCTGTCATCGACTTGAATGGCTTGACAGGAACAGAGAACCGCTTGGGGACGTTTAGCGATCGCTCTGCTCATTTCTTCTATACAATTGGGAGCCAGATAATCATCGTCATCTAGCGGCTTTATCCATTGTCCCCTGGCTGCACTGACGCCAGCATTTAGCGTTGCTGAGTGTCCGAGATTAACTGAGTTGCGCTGGTAAACTACGCGATCGCCTAAACTGCTGATATATTCTTGCGTACCATCATCCGAGCAGTCATCTGCCACCACAACTTCACAAGGCCAGGTTTGAGCCAGAGCCGATTCTACAGCCCGCCGCAACAAGGGTAAACGATTATAGGTTGTTATAACAATGCTGAATTTCATTATGTAAGGCATCCCCCTGCTTAGATGTTGAGTGCTTTATGGCTCGTAAACATTTGGTCAATCGGTAATTTTATGAGCTGAGAACGGAGACTTTTCTGTGTTCCTTCCAGTACCTTTGGTAAAGTCCTTTTTTTGGCTGTATTGAAAATATTTAGGTAAGTTTTTCCGACCCCAATAGTTAGAGCAGATTTGCGAGTTTCGCAATAGCGCAAAGTTTACGCCTCCCTGACGGATAACTACCGCAAATGGGGCAAACGACTTTGGATGCTGCGAAATTCTGATGCACCTAAGACAATTGTGCTTCCTCGTTCGCGATCGCGCCTCAGCAAGTCAACGTATTTTTTTTATCACTAGAAAAAGTTTTTTCCCGTCCCTCCCGTAATTTCTCGGAGTTACGGACGCTATTGTAAAGTTGTCTTTTATTACTTTTAGACTATAGTATGATGTAACCAAAGGTCAGCGAGCTGCGCTCGCGCTACTGTCATCGGCCAAAAGTATGGAAAATGCTTGTAATGGCGATGTCACCACGATTGGGGAAGGGAACGTTTCGCCACTTTTTAGCTGATAAAGTTAGCTAATGAACATTTAAATCGGTTGCGTTCAAGTCTTGTTAAAAAAGTAACAATTCCTCTATTTACCACAATAGGTAGCTTAAAGGTGTGACAGCTTATTAAGTTTTGGGGGTAGCAATCGTAGCGATCGCTCTTTTATGGAACAAA is from Microcoleus sp. FACHB-831 and encodes:
- the petA gene encoding cytochrome f — its product is MRKVCLSAIGKGGKQAIARIVILAIATCALFLASDLALPQSAAAYPFWAQQTYPQTPREATGRIVCANCHLGAKPTQLEVPQSVLPDTVFEAVVKIPYDKSVQQVVADGTKGPLNVGAVLMLPEGFKIAPEDRIPEEMKEKIGDLFYQPYNEDTENVVLIGPIPGDQYQEIVFPVLSPNPATQKGVYFGKYSIHVGGNRGRGQVYPTGEKSNNAIYNASVAGKITKIATSENEDGNQIYQVSIQPAEGNAVVDTIPAGPELVVSEGQEVKAGDALTTNPNVGGFGQIDGEIVLQSPTRIKWLMAFLAAIMLSQVMLVLKKKQVEKVQAAEMNF
- the petC gene encoding cytochrome b6-f complex iron-sulfur subunit yields the protein MAQLSGSADVPDMGRRQFMNFLAFGAVTGTALGALYPVVKYFIPPSSGGSGGGLTAKDALGNDILVSEFLGSHNAGERSLAQGFKGDPTYIIVTEDKAIENYGLNAVCTHLGCVVPWNSGENRFICPCHGSQYDNTGKVVRGPAPLSLGLVHAAVADDKVTFTPWTETDFRTGEDPWWA
- a CDS encoding DUF3067 family protein: MTGKDLRQMLLNKWGRSYDVQVRRTSGKIFVQVMWKYLEQASFPLTEAEYIAHLDEIASYLNGFAAFTQVENYIEQTRERPRLGKAVSIALNLGERASEWIL
- the tatC gene encoding twin-arginine translocase subunit TatC, encoding MTPSELETPPQESLDADPLLRSGTGLELPTINNEDGHLDELPADVEMSLFDHLEELRWRIFYALIAVAVGMLGCFVFVKPIVQLLEVPAGSVKFLQLAPGEFFFVSLKVAGYSGLLVSSPFILYQIAQFVLPGLTRRERRLVAPVVFGSSLLFIGGLVFAYYLLIPAALNFFINYGEDVVEQLWSIDRYFEFVLLLLFSTGLAFQIPIIQVLFGLLGIVSSKQMLAGWRYVILAATVLGAVLTPSTDPLTQSLLAGAVLGLYFGGIGLVKLLGR
- a CDS encoding transglycosylase SLT domain-containing protein, which encodes MSTKIGNFQGQWAGLGRSFEQLSPKQSGNPQTPVLPLAELPPAERAGKLEALANEPKSENRDRARYLLASDLIQQKQGKKALDLLEGLEGDYRVLASHVAMKRAQAYELTGDTQKAQTAWEELLKKYPKEPVAAEALFVLGKTNPKYWQQAIAEFPSHPRSLEIARRELEKDPNQPQLLLALAKYAPKTPKITEILDRLVNQPPASPDGKTGITLKPEEWEAIANAYMEKKEYFKASAAYEKAARTPRNAYLVARALDLGGKRSEAKVAYELVETEFPNTPETGLSLLRAASLAQPLDAVPAFDKVIAGYPDQAGAALVAQAKVLDQLKSTKAAAVARQQLLSKYGSSEAAAEYRWTEAETRAARGDIQGAWQFAEPIATQNPNSKFASRAGYWVGKWAKRLGKQQEAKAAFEYVVSNYPQSYYAWRSAAMLGWPGVGDFTTVRSLSPKLARPSERPVLPAGSATLKELYQLGQDRDSWTLWQAEFQNRVQPTVAEQFTNAQMRMTQGEYLEGITEVGTLEDRETKEDRAAYEALKEQALYWQALYPFPYVDLIEKWSTQHKVNPLLVTAVVRQESRFMPKIKSVAGAVGLMQVMPTTGAWVAQQIGLKEYNPENPNDNIRLGSWYLGHTHDQYKNNSMLAIASYNAGPGNVSKWLAQKGAGELDEFVEAIPFEETKWYVKQVFGNYWNYLRVYNPEISQRWAKHSAEHPPATPTASAK
- a CDS encoding leucyl aminopeptidase; translated protein: MEIRAIDTRGLDWTGDALAIGLFEDAVELTGDLASLDEKLAGTMQELISETEFKGKPGSSAVTRVGSNSPIRKIILVGLGKQDGLKLDALRRAAAVVARSAKKERCKTLALSLPIFNDDASSTAQALAEGIHLALHQDNRFKSESEDKGPALETVDLLGLSGQDEAITRAGQIAAGVILARELVTAPANAVTPITMAETAQAIAHEHGLALEILEREECEKLGMGAFLGVAQASDLPPKFIHLTYKPEGTPRRKVAIVGKGLTFDSGGLNIKGAGSGIETMKMDMGGAAATLGAAKAIGQIKPDIEVHFISAVTENMISGRAMRPGDILTASNGKTIEVNNTDAEGRLTLADALVFADKLGVDAIVDLATLTGACIIALGDDIAGMWSPDDALAAQIAQASELAGEKMWRMPLEEKYFEGIKSPIADMKNTGPRGGGSITAALFLKQFVKDTPWAHLDVAGPVWSDKENGYNNSGATGYPVRTLVNWVLGNN
- a CDS encoding glycosyltransferase family 2 protein, which encodes MKFSIVITTYNRLPLLRRAVESALAQTWPCEVVVADDCSDDGTQEYISSLGDRVVYQRNSVNLGHSATLNAGVSAARGQWIKPLDDDDYLAPNCIEEMSRAIAKRPQAVLCSCQAIQVDDSGSEITRTQSSGPGKSFYVPQEDIHYGMLMEVVPFGTPVQVAFQRDAFIKSGGWDSALDTNCDDIDSWVRIAQYGDAVFLNDYLAYRTLWPGGYNKKFSLEKRLDTSILIKDRIYKLVSENHRSSLPALEDIHGYLKLHWSVVSLKQRKPATALAMAYPAMFSLTAWKYLAIAVFSRKVNHKAHCIRQEVIEQEMVLIAPKAPALAKC